In Carassius carassius chromosome 5, fCarCar2.1, whole genome shotgun sequence, one genomic interval encodes:
- the f2r gene encoding proteinase-activated receptor 1 produces MLWIVVLMGLLAVEGSAAALPKNESFIRTFSGFFLTVTDEPIDFLEVLEEASGSDSGPFSKPNKDQHHYVVKNTYHISPEASSFLTGRLLTAVIPTIYILVFIISAPLNLLALVMFVRKVRPKKTAVIYMINLACADLLFVLVLPFRVAYHYNGNNWIYGAGMCRFVTAAFYCNMYCSVLMMMCISVDRFMAVVYPMHSLTWRSPQTASVLCAAMWLLSIGGVTPLLISNQTIYLPDLGITTCHDVLDLHHLREYYLYFFPVISSLFFFIPLIFSTVCYILLSGVRIIQALCAANVENRAKKTRAVFMAVTVFSVFVICFAPTNVILMSHYVQFVYKHSDDASYAGYLVSTCIGSISCCLDPLMYYFGSSQCQKQILAFLKCQGASGVERSAQFTSTTRSSKLESFKSSVSSQYRKLMA; encoded by the exons ATGTTGTGGATTGTGGTGTTGATGGGGCTGCTGGCTGTGgagggctctgcggctgcgctgcCCAAGAACG AATCGTTTATTCGGACATTTTCTGGTTTTTTCCTCACCGTCACCGATGAGCCAATTGATTTCCTGGAGGTGCTGGAGGAGGCCAGCGGCTCTGACTCGGGTCCATTCTCCAAACCCAACAAAGATCAACACCACTATGTGGTTAAAAACACGTATCACATCTCTCCGGAGGCCTCCAGCTTCCTCACAGGCCGCTTGTTGACCGCGGTCATCCCAACAATATACATTCTAGTGTTTATCATCAGTGCTCCTTTAAACCTCCTGGCGCTGGTCATGTTTGTGCGCAAAGTGAGACCTAAAAAAACAGCGGTGATTTATATGATCAATCTGGCTTGCGCCGACCTTCTGTTTGTCTTGGTGCTCCCGTTTAGGGTAGCCTACCATTACAATGGAAATAACTGGATATACGGGGCAGGAATGTGTCGCTTTGTCACGGCCGCTTTCTACTGCAACATGTACTGCTCCGTGCTGATGATGATGTGCATCAGTGTTGACCGTTTTATGGCTGTCGTTTACCCGATGCACTCGCTCACCTGGCGCAGTCCGCAAACCGCGTCCGTCTTGTGCGCCGCCATGTGGCTTCTGTCCATCGGCGGTGTGACGCCTTTGCTAATTTCCAATCAAACCATTTACCTACCTGACCTGGGCATTACCACCTGTCACGACGTACTTGACCTCCACCACCTCCGCGAGTATTACCTGTACTTCTTCCCCGTCATCTCTTCGCTTTTCTTCTTCATCCCGCTCATTTTTAGCACCGTCTGCTAC ATTTTGCTATCTGGGGTGCGCATCATCCAAGCCTTGTGCGCGGCCAACGTGGAAAACCGCGCGAAAAAAACGCGGGCCGTATTTATGGCCGTAACGGTCTTTTCTGTTTTCGTCATATGCTTCGCGCCCACAAACGTCATCCTGATGTCGCATTATGTACAGTTCGTGTACAAGCACAGCGACGACGCGTCCTACGCTGGGTACTTGGTGTCCACGTGCATAGGGAGCATCAGCTGCTGTCTGGACCCCCTCATGTACTACTTCGGATCTTCTCAGTGCCAAAAACAGATTCTCGCCTTTCTCAAGTGCCAGGGCGCGTCAGGCGTCGAGAGGAGCGCACAGTTCACCAGCACCACCAGATCAAGCAAGCTAGAGAGTTTTAAAAGCAGCGTGAGCAGCCAGTACCGGAAGCTGATGGCATGA